Below is a genomic region from Candidatus Obscuribacterales bacterium.
GCCATAGCGGTATGGCGGATAGAATCTGGAACCCAGTGGTCCGGCGCCGAGCGATGGAAAAGTGTTCCATGCTAGGGAGATACCTGGTCAGGTTGCAAGGGTGAGACATCCACCGGGCGGAAATTGGTAACCACCAAGACGATATTAAGCTTGGAAAAGTCCACGACCGGCTGGACAGTGGCCGTCTGGTAGAGCTCAAAAGGTCGCTTACGCACCCCGGTGACCTGGCCGATGAGGAGATTGTCGGGGTAGTTTCCGCCCAAGCCGGATGTCAAGACTAGGTCGCCAGGCTCGATGGCGGCGTCTTGGGGGATAAACTCGAGGCCGACCTCGCCGGTGATGGATCCAGTCAACAAAGCCTCC
It encodes:
- a CDS encoding rod shape-determining protein MreC, producing the protein EALLTGSITGEVGLEFIPQDAAIEPGDLVLTSGLGGNYPDNLLIGQVTGVRKRPFELYQTATVQPVVDFSKLNIVLVVTNFRPVDVSPLQPDQVSP